In Haematobia irritans isolate KBUSLIRL chromosome 1, ASM5000362v1, whole genome shotgun sequence, a genomic segment contains:
- the LOC142219902 gene encoding dipeptidase 1, with protein MKSRKLPKGFVLCGLNCLTFVYFPLVLPIVVCSANDFDYRLQRVKNVLKEVPLIDGHNDLPWNIRKFLKNQLKDFHFAGDLRQVQPWSNSAWSHTDLRRLKEGMVSAQFWSAYAPCSSQHLDAVQLTLEQIDLIRRLVNLYPHQMSLVTSATGIEKTHKSGKIASLIGVEGGHAIGTSLSVLRMFYQLGARYLTLTHTCNTPWADCCKVDEPGKYPHIGGLSKFGKLVVQEMNRLGMIVDLSHVSVPTMLDALGSSKAPVIFSHSSAHAICNSSRNVPDHVLQRIAINGGLVMVAFYPHFVSCSGQATLHDVVAHINHIREVAGVDHVGIGAGYDGVNLVPKGLEDVSKYPHLFAALLESDKWSEDDIAKLAGKNLIRVFKEVEAVRDELELLKVPPVDQSIPPEDIMGRSYCRYQGPRT; from the exons ATGAAATCAAGAAAGCTTCCTAAAGGCTTCGTGCTTTGTGGTTTAAATTGCTTAACTTTTGTGTACTTTCCATTGGTTCTACCAATAGTGGTATGCTCTGCTAACGACTTTGACTACCGGTTGCAGAGAGTCAAAAACGTACTGAAGGAAGTGCCTCTAATCGATGG ACACAACGATTTGCCATggaatataagaaaatttctaaaaaaccaGCTGAAAGACTTTCACTTTGCAGGAGATCTACGACAGGTACAGCCATGGTCAAACAGTGCTTGGAGTCATACGGACTTAAGGCGGCTGAAGGAGGGCATGGTATCGGCCCAG TTTTGGTCTGCATACGCACCATGTTCGTCCCAACATTTGGATGCCGTTCAGCTAACTTTAGAACAGATAGATCTAATCAGACGCCTAGTCAATCTATATCCTCACCAAATGTCTCTTGTAACATCTGCCACAG GAAtcgaaaaaacacacaaaagtgGGAAGATCGCCAGTTTAATTGGTGTGGAAGGGGGTCATGCGATTGGAACAAGTCTAAGTGTACTTCGAATGTTTTACCAACTCGGTGCCCGTTATTTAACTTTAACGCACACCTGCAATACTCCATG GGCCGATTGCTGCAAAGTTGACGAACCGGGAAAATATCCCCATATAGGCGGTTTATCTAAATTTGGAAAG CTTGTTGTGCAAGAGATGAACCGTTTGGGTATGATTGTCGATTTATCACATGTTTCTGTTCCCACAATGTTGGACGCCTTAGGATCCTCAAAAGCACCCGTCATATTTTCACATTCTTCGGCTCATGCAATATGCAACAGTTCCCGCAATGTACCCGACCACGTACTCCAGAGAATT GCCATAAATGGAGGTTTGGTAATGGTGGCTTTTTATCCACATTTTGTTAGTTGCTCTGGACAAGCTACGCTGCATGATGTTGTGG CTCACATCAATCATATACGAGAAGTGGCTGGTGTGGATCACGTCGGCATAGGAGCCGGCTACGATGGTGTTAATCT AGTACCCAAAGGCTTGGAAGATGTTTCCAAATATCCCCATTTGTTTGCTGCTCTTTTAGAATCCGATAAATGGTCAGAAGATGATATAGCAAAGTTAGCTGGGAAAAATCTTATACGTGTCTTCAAAGAAGTCGAAGCG GTAAGGGATGAATTGGAATTACTGAAGGTACCGCCAGTAGATCAATCCATACCGCCTGAAGATATCATGGGCAGGTCTTACTGCCGCTACCAAGGACCAAGAACGTGA